A window of Dickeya zeae NCPPB 2538 contains these coding sequences:
- a CDS encoding DHA2 family efflux MFS transporter permease subunit — MSTSAVPRWLVVVNVLLGTTTVSLNNSSLNPALPAFIEVFHIGPLLATWIVAAFMVSMGMTMPLTGYLGHRLGNKPLYLLGVALFISGSLLGMLADSISLVIAARTVQGIASGLMIPLSLTLIFSVYPKQERGGITGIWGAIVMLAPALGPLCGGILLTWFSWRALFAMNIPIGALALLMGLVVLPKTTPGERKPFDMTGYLLVSAGIGLLMVAAGRLHHAAALTNPLNLLMLLVAAACLAAFVRVELRKREPLLNLRIFQLHGYRLSVVIAVVQSVGMFECLVLLPMLVQMVMGYSAIWTGLALLCTALFASLFGKLGGNLLDRHGPARIVATGVLLTALATIGLGMVGAQSSIGVVFGWMILRGIGLGLSYMPVTTAGLNVLPETLVTQGAAMNNISRRLVSSLAIVVASLYLEFRLAGSGLAQEAARAAAISETFMATGILIVLALPCALRFPSGSDETAANALLAGASPPHIGTREMR, encoded by the coding sequence GTGTCGACTAGTGCTGTTCCACGCTGGCTGGTGGTGGTGAATGTGCTGCTCGGTACGACGACGGTCAGCCTGAATAACAGCTCGCTGAACCCGGCACTGCCCGCGTTCATTGAGGTGTTTCACATTGGGCCGCTGCTCGCTACCTGGATCGTGGCGGCGTTCATGGTCAGCATGGGGATGACGATGCCGTTGACCGGCTATCTCGGGCACCGGCTGGGCAACAAACCGCTCTATCTGCTGGGGGTGGCGCTGTTTATCAGCGGCTCGCTGCTGGGGATGCTGGCGGATTCCATCTCGCTGGTGATTGCCGCTCGCACGGTGCAGGGCATTGCCAGTGGGCTGATGATCCCGCTGTCGCTGACGCTGATTTTTTCGGTATACCCCAAACAGGAACGTGGCGGTATTACCGGTATCTGGGGCGCTATCGTGATGCTGGCGCCGGCGCTGGGGCCGCTGTGCGGCGGCATCCTGCTGACGTGGTTTAGCTGGCGCGCACTGTTTGCCATGAATATTCCCATCGGCGCACTGGCGCTATTGATGGGGCTGGTGGTGTTGCCGAAAACCACGCCGGGTGAGCGCAAGCCGTTTGATATGACCGGTTATCTGTTGGTGTCCGCCGGTATTGGGTTGCTGATGGTAGCCGCCGGGCGATTACATCATGCGGCGGCGCTGACGAATCCACTCAACCTGCTGATGCTGCTGGTGGCAGCGGCCTGTCTGGCGGCCTTTGTTCGCGTCGAACTGCGTAAACGCGAGCCGCTGCTGAACCTGCGTATTTTTCAACTGCACGGCTATCGACTGAGTGTGGTGATTGCGGTGGTGCAGTCGGTCGGGATGTTCGAATGTCTGGTGTTATTACCGATGCTGGTCCAAATGGTGATGGGGTACAGCGCCATCTGGACCGGGCTGGCGCTGCTGTGCACTGCACTGTTTGCCAGCCTGTTCGGTAAGCTCGGCGGCAACCTGCTCGACCGCCACGGCCCGGCGCGGATTGTGGCTACCGGGGTGTTACTGACCGCGCTGGCGACCATCGGGTTAGGCATGGTGGGGGCGCAGTCATCCATTGGTGTGGTGTTCGGCTGGATGATACTGCGCGGCATCGGGCTGGGGTTGTCCTACATGCCGGTCACCACCGCCGGGTTGAATGTACTGCCGGAAACGCTGGTCACCCAGGGGGCGGCGATGAACAACATTTCACGGCGTCTGGTGTCATCGCTGGCGATCGTGGTGGCGTCGTTGTACCTCGAATTCCGGCTGGCGGGCAGCGGGCTGGCACAGGAGGCTGCGCGTGCCGCCGCCATCAGCGAGACCTTTATGGCTACCGGCATACTGATCGTGCTGGCGCTGCCCTGTGCCTTGCGTTTCCCCTCGGGCAGTGACGAAACAGCGGCCAACGCACTGTTGGCCGGGGCTTCACCACCCCACATCGGGACACGTGAGATGCGCTGA
- a CDS encoding type III PLP-dependent enzyme, producing the protein MGKLPQPVRQLIVRLQQQHRDPLAAFVYDLAALRQHVSEVMAALPPGVELYYAIKANSEKPILDAIAPLVHGFEISSGGEIDRVAGCATAKPFVFSGPGKLDSDFDLALEHGVEAVHVESRHEIARLQQRAQQHGVVQPVFIRINPELASSLTSKLAMAGTPTPFGMDEADLPDAVRDVDNASHLQLKGFHVHAMSHQMSVERHQQLLDLYLTRWPQWKALSAHPQQITHLNVGGGIGVPYLTPERFDWSALCDYLRVRLAQQPDVPVVRFEPGRFISAYCGYYVIEVLDKKRSHGKHFLVCRGGTHQFRLPVAQGHDHPIIHLPLAPARPAGETRAWTVVGQLCTPKDVLSRDQRLTDVNIGDLLVLPLAGAYGYNISHADFLCHPRPAQYFITDAGVITADGTKVDITGAVDRVD; encoded by the coding sequence ATGGGTAAGCTGCCACAGCCTGTTCGCCAACTGATCGTTCGCCTGCAACAGCAGCACCGCGATCCGCTGGCCGCGTTTGTCTATGACCTGGCGGCGTTGCGTCAACACGTCAGCGAGGTGATGGCAGCGTTGCCACCCGGCGTCGAACTCTATTACGCCATCAAGGCCAACAGCGAAAAACCGATTCTGGATGCCATCGCACCGCTGGTTCATGGGTTTGAGATTTCCTCCGGCGGGGAAATCGACCGTGTGGCCGGGTGCGCCACCGCGAAACCGTTTGTGTTCTCCGGGCCGGGCAAGCTGGATTCTGATTTTGATCTGGCGCTGGAACACGGGGTGGAGGCGGTCCATGTGGAGAGTCGCCATGAGATAGCCCGCCTGCAACAGCGAGCGCAACAACACGGCGTGGTCCAGCCGGTGTTCATCCGTATCAACCCGGAGCTGGCGTCGTCGCTGACCAGCAAACTGGCGATGGCCGGTACGCCGACACCGTTCGGCATGGATGAGGCAGACCTGCCGGATGCGGTGCGTGACGTGGATAACGCCAGCCACCTGCAACTCAAAGGGTTCCACGTGCATGCCATGTCGCACCAGATGAGTGTGGAGCGGCACCAGCAACTGCTGGATCTGTACCTGACGCGCTGGCCGCAGTGGAAAGCGTTGTCTGCCCATCCACAACAGATTACCCACCTCAATGTCGGCGGTGGTATTGGGGTGCCGTACCTGACGCCGGAGCGTTTCGACTGGTCAGCATTGTGTGACTACCTGCGTGTGCGGCTGGCGCAACAGCCGGATGTGCCGGTGGTTCGCTTTGAGCCGGGGCGGTTTATCAGCGCGTATTGCGGCTATTACGTCATCGAGGTGTTGGATAAGAAACGCAGCCACGGTAAGCATTTTCTGGTGTGTCGCGGCGGTACGCATCAGTTCCGACTGCCGGTGGCGCAAGGGCATGACCACCCTATCATCCATCTGCCGTTAGCACCCGCGCGGCCAGCAGGGGAAACGCGCGCCTGGACGGTCGTCGGTCAGCTCTGTACGCCGAAAGATGTACTCAGCCGTGACCAGCGCCTGACGGATGTAAATATCGGTGACCTGCTGGTGCTGCCGCTGGCCGGGGCCTATGGCTACAACATTTCGCATGCCGATTTTCTGTGTCACCCCCGTCCTGCGCAGTATTTCATCACCGACGCCGGGGTTATCACGGCGGACGGGACGAAGGTGGATATAACCGGAGCGGTGGACCGTGTCGACTAG
- a CDS encoding IucA/IucC family protein, with amino-acid sequence MNNLNHDALSRMISEKAALHGLLNCLIKEFAIPEGYLRYEWPDEMKGIPPGAYFDGADWKGIPMVIGLPDSLQLFVMVDRRDTFGSQHYLSDVYLRQSQCDWHCPDFERVIARVLAACEHIAGRKNPELYEQILQSRQLVGAIVSHNQRHQTDAPLQHYLHSEQGLWFGHPSHPAPKARLWPAHLGQEQWAPEFQAKAALHQFEVPTEGLHIGANGLTPQQVLEGFADQAPAAPGCAIICMHPVQAQLFMQDARVQQLLQNEVIRDLGQSGRVASPTASIRTWFIEDHDYFIKGSLNVRITNCVRKNAWYELESTVLIDRLFRQLLAQQADTLGGLTAAAEPGVVSWSPVGVSESDQHWFREQTGGILRENFCRRTGAEHSIMAGTLFARGVDLQPMIHTFLRTYYGAALDDNALLYWFDDYQTRLLRPVLSLFFNHGVVMEPHLQNSVLVHQQGRPHQVLLRDFEGVKLTDDRGIHAIPDDIHPRVRQSLLYSREQGWNRIMYCLFINHLSEAILALSHGRAHLAPLMWQRVRQQLRAIQAELRQPAPELEALIAGEPVACKTNLKVRLAAEADRQASYVQLPSPWGETAHPSKAAGYGEAWHTAGQHNSRRHDSLAQSEVQHG; translated from the coding sequence ATGAACAACCTTAATCATGATGCTTTGTCCAGAATGATAAGCGAAAAAGCAGCCCTGCATGGGTTACTCAATTGCCTTATCAAAGAGTTCGCTATACCGGAAGGGTATTTGCGATATGAATGGCCAGACGAAATGAAAGGGATCCCGCCGGGGGCCTATTTTGATGGCGCGGACTGGAAAGGTATTCCGATGGTTATCGGTTTGCCCGACTCACTGCAATTATTTGTCATGGTGGACCGCCGTGATACGTTCGGCAGTCAGCACTATCTGTCTGATGTCTATTTGCGTCAGTCACAATGTGACTGGCACTGCCCCGATTTTGAACGTGTGATCGCCCGCGTGCTGGCGGCCTGCGAACACATCGCCGGAAGAAAAAACCCGGAACTGTACGAGCAGATTCTTCAGAGCAGGCAATTGGTCGGCGCGATTGTCAGCCACAACCAGCGCCATCAAACGGACGCACCGCTACAGCACTACCTGCACAGCGAGCAAGGGTTGTGGTTCGGCCACCCCAGCCACCCTGCGCCCAAGGCACGCCTGTGGCCTGCACATCTCGGCCAGGAACAGTGGGCACCGGAGTTTCAGGCTAAAGCGGCGTTGCATCAGTTCGAGGTGCCAACAGAAGGTTTACACATCGGTGCCAATGGCCTGACGCCGCAACAGGTGCTGGAGGGGTTTGCTGATCAAGCCCCAGCGGCACCGGGGTGCGCCATCATCTGTATGCACCCGGTGCAGGCGCAACTGTTCATGCAGGATGCCCGCGTACAGCAGTTATTACAAAACGAGGTGATCCGCGATCTGGGACAAAGCGGACGCGTCGCCAGCCCGACGGCTTCTATCCGCACCTGGTTTATCGAAGACCATGATTACTTTATCAAAGGCTCGCTGAACGTGCGCATCACCAATTGCGTGCGTAAAAACGCCTGGTACGAGCTGGAAAGCACAGTGCTGATCGACCGGTTGTTCCGCCAGTTACTGGCGCAGCAGGCCGATACGCTGGGCGGTCTGACGGCGGCGGCCGAACCGGGTGTGGTGAGCTGGAGCCCGGTTGGTGTTAGCGAATCGGATCAACACTGGTTTCGCGAGCAAACCGGCGGCATTCTGCGTGAGAACTTCTGTCGCCGCACTGGTGCTGAGCACAGCATCATGGCCGGTACGCTGTTTGCCCGTGGCGTCGATTTACAGCCGATGATCCATACTTTCCTGCGCACATACTACGGTGCAGCGCTGGATGACAACGCGTTGTTGTACTGGTTTGACGACTATCAGACGCGGTTACTGCGACCGGTATTGTCACTGTTCTTCAATCACGGTGTGGTGATGGAACCGCATCTGCAAAACAGCGTGCTGGTGCATCAACAAGGGCGGCCACATCAGGTGTTGCTGCGCGATTTCGAAGGGGTGAAGCTGACCGACGATCGCGGTATCCATGCGATTCCTGACGATATACACCCCCGCGTGCGCCAGTCGCTGCTGTATTCCCGCGAGCAGGGCTGGAACCGCATCATGTACTGCCTGTTCATCAACCACCTGTCAGAAGCCATTCTGGCGTTGAGTCATGGTCGTGCCCATCTGGCACCGCTGATGTGGCAACGGGTCCGACAGCAGCTACGTGCGATTCAGGCGGAACTGCGCCAACCGGCACCGGAGCTGGAAGCGCTGATCGCCGGTGAGCCGGTGGCATGTAAAACCAACCTCAAGGTGCGACTGGCGGCCGAGGCCGATCGTCAGGCCAGCTACGTCCAGTTGCCGTCGCCCTGGGGTGAGACCGCGCACCCGAGTAAGGCGGCAGGCTACGGCGAAGCGTGGCATACCGCGGGACAGCATAACTCAAGGCGGCATGATTCACTCGCGCAGAGCGAGGTGCAGCATGGGTAA
- a CDS encoding TonB-dependent receptor: MKVRALYALTPLFLFTQADAADNTNKNDSEMVVTASRTDTEKKDSPQVVTIITKEQIEQQRQITSDSSQILSNLLPAMAPSRQKMSGSGETFRGRAPLIMVDGIPQSNPLRPTGREMHTIDFSMVDHIEVIHGASASNGIGATGGVINIITRRPEPGSFNQHFSVETTSPTKVSSDTMSYKTTYGFSGREEYLDYLFSVSYEDQGLFLDGKDRPIGVDNTQGDLMDSRAYDVIAKVGYWLDDDQRVQFSLNRYQIKGKMNYLGIAGDRDKGIPTTSISGRPVGDAPMNSVWTTSATYDNYNLAGMKLNSLVYYQNYESLFGADNSASFQDVRIAPLNTLYDQSRVTSNRYGSKVALTKDDIWDDYLKATVGFDTLFDTGKQDFWLTKRIYAPQMKYTDLSPFMQWDIQPVDSLKITTGVRYEYARLDIDSFRTVAASTAKAPNNSVDVQGGRLSFNKTLYNVGAVWTTPYKPVSLFANYSQGFGIPDVGRTLRGIKTANQSVNMLPLEPIVTDNVETGFRIDKDPVTFEMSYYRSTSKLGERVVDVNGTFQSERQKTRIDGIETSLGYKVNDDHSVKFGYSHIQGWYDSDGNGSLDSKLDGLNIPPDRLTASWSANWTPQWSSFIQANYAFDRIMDNRQQDFNGYLLVDAAVGYKLPKGRINLAVSNLFDKEYITYYSQSAIVNSLRYFSGRGRTVTLGYSVDF; the protein is encoded by the coding sequence ATGAAGGTTCGGGCATTATATGCGTTGACGCCATTATTTTTATTTACACAGGCTGACGCAGCAGATAATACAAATAAAAATGACAGCGAAATGGTGGTCACGGCGTCCCGAACGGATACCGAAAAAAAAGATTCGCCTCAGGTTGTAACCATTATTACTAAAGAACAGATTGAACAGCAGCGACAAATTACCAGTGATTCTTCCCAGATATTAAGTAATTTATTACCGGCAATGGCACCGAGCCGCCAGAAAATGAGCGGTAGCGGTGAAACATTCCGTGGTCGTGCGCCGTTGATCATGGTCGATGGCATTCCGCAATCGAACCCGCTGCGCCCTACCGGGCGTGAAATGCACACCATTGATTTCTCGATGGTGGACCACATCGAAGTGATTCACGGTGCCAGCGCCAGCAACGGCATCGGCGCGACCGGTGGCGTTATCAATATTATCACTCGCCGCCCGGAGCCGGGTTCGTTTAACCAGCATTTCAGCGTGGAAACCACCTCGCCGACGAAAGTCAGCTCAGACACCATGAGCTACAAAACCACTTACGGTTTCAGTGGCCGCGAAGAGTATCTGGATTACCTGTTCTCCGTCAGTTATGAAGATCAAGGGCTGTTTCTGGACGGAAAAGATCGCCCGATTGGGGTGGATAATACCCAGGGCGACCTGATGGATTCACGTGCCTATGACGTGATAGCGAAGGTCGGCTACTGGCTGGATGATGACCAGCGAGTCCAGTTCAGCCTCAACCGTTATCAGATCAAAGGCAAGATGAACTATCTGGGTATCGCTGGCGATCGCGATAAGGGTATCCCGACCACGTCCATATCCGGGCGTCCGGTCGGCGATGCGCCGATGAACAGCGTCTGGACCACCAGCGCTACCTACGATAATTACAATCTGGCGGGTATGAAACTGAACTCGCTGGTGTATTACCAGAATTACGAGTCGTTGTTCGGCGCAGATAACTCCGCTTCTTTCCAGGATGTCCGCATTGCGCCGTTGAATACGCTTTATGACCAGTCACGGGTAACCTCCAACCGTTATGGCAGCAAAGTGGCGCTGACCAAAGACGATATCTGGGATGACTACCTGAAAGCGACCGTTGGGTTCGACACCCTGTTCGATACCGGTAAACAAGACTTTTGGCTGACCAAGCGCATCTATGCGCCACAGATGAAATACACCGACCTGTCGCCGTTTATGCAGTGGGATATTCAGCCGGTCGATTCGCTGAAAATTACCACCGGGGTGCGCTATGAGTACGCCCGACTGGACATCGACAGCTTCCGGACGGTGGCGGCCAGTACCGCCAAAGCGCCGAATAACAGTGTGGATGTACAAGGCGGTCGGCTGAGTTTCAACAAGACGCTGTATAACGTGGGCGCGGTCTGGACCACGCCGTATAAGCCAGTGAGCCTGTTCGCCAACTATTCACAAGGCTTTGGTATTCCTGACGTCGGCCGCACGCTGCGTGGCATTAAAACCGCCAATCAGTCGGTCAACATGCTGCCGCTGGAACCGATTGTCACGGATAACGTTGAAACCGGTTTTCGTATCGATAAAGACCCGGTGACGTTTGAGATGAGTTACTACCGCTCGACCTCTAAGCTGGGCGAGCGTGTGGTGGATGTCAACGGCACCTTCCAGAGTGAGCGCCAGAAAACCCGCATTGACGGTATCGAAACTTCACTGGGTTACAAAGTGAATGATGATCATAGCGTGAAGTTCGGTTATTCCCATATTCAGGGATGGTATGACAGTGACGGCAACGGCAGCCTGGACAGCAAGCTGGACGGCTTGAATATTCCGCCGGATCGCCTGACCGCCAGCTGGTCTGCCAACTGGACGCCGCAGTGGTCTTCCTTTATTCAGGCCAATTACGCCTTTGACAGAATTATGGATAACCGTCAGCAGGACTTTAACGGTTATTTACTGGTGGATGCCGCCGTCGGTTATAAATTGCCGAAAGGCAGAATTAATCTGGCGGTCTCCAATTTGTTTGATAAGGAGTACATCACGTATTACTCGCAAAGCGCGATTGTGAACTCCCTGCGTTATTTCTCCGGTCGGGGAAGAACCGTGACGTTAGGATATAGCGTTGACTTTTAA
- a CDS encoding diaminobutyrate--2-oxoglutarate transaminase, which translates to MSETQWAVMDAAVMESGQRTNADYLERQRRFESNVRSYPRKLPLVIQQAQGVWVTDVDGNRYLDCLAGAGTLALGHNHPEVVASIQAFLASGLPMHTLDLTTPLKDAFCETLLALLPGGESQYCLQFCGPSGADAVEAALKLAKTYTGRGGIISFSGGYHGMTHGALAVTGNIGPKEAVQNLMPGVQFLPYPHEYRCPLGIGGDAGVEALSRYFTAFIDDVERGMPLPAAVIVEAVQGEGGVNPAPVRWLQMLREVTRRHGILLIVDEVQAGFARTGSMFAFEQAGIEPDIVVMSKAVGGGLPMAVLGIRREFDVWKPGTHTGTFRGNQMAMATGKTTIDILLRDKLAAQAAARGEWLKQQFMQMQPRFPCLGQVRGRGLMLGIEIVDERQPVQAGGCYPLDAELAAAIQQHCFRQGLLLERGGRQGNVVRLLPPLIISEEQCRSVVARFEQALTDAVAQTRHR; encoded by the coding sequence ATGTCAGAGACACAGTGGGCGGTAATGGATGCGGCGGTCATGGAGAGTGGGCAGAGAACCAATGCCGATTATCTGGAGCGTCAAAGACGGTTTGAATCCAATGTGCGCAGTTATCCGCGCAAATTACCGCTGGTCATCCAGCAAGCACAGGGCGTGTGGGTGACGGATGTGGACGGCAACCGGTATCTGGATTGTCTGGCAGGGGCGGGGACGCTGGCACTGGGGCATAACCATCCGGAGGTTGTTGCCAGCATTCAGGCATTTCTGGCATCGGGCCTGCCGATGCACACGCTGGATCTCACCACACCGCTAAAAGATGCCTTCTGTGAAACCTTGCTGGCGCTGTTGCCGGGCGGTGAAAGCCAGTACTGCCTGCAATTTTGCGGCCCCTCGGGGGCAGATGCGGTGGAAGCGGCGCTGAAGCTGGCGAAAACCTATACCGGTCGGGGCGGCATTATCAGCTTCTCCGGCGGTTATCACGGTATGACCCATGGTGCCCTGGCCGTGACCGGCAATATCGGGCCGAAAGAGGCCGTACAGAATCTCATGCCCGGGGTTCAATTCCTGCCGTATCCCCATGAATACCGCTGCCCGCTGGGGATTGGCGGTGACGCGGGCGTTGAGGCACTCAGTCGCTATTTCACCGCGTTTATCGATGATGTCGAACGTGGTATGCCACTGCCAGCGGCGGTTATCGTTGAAGCGGTGCAGGGCGAGGGGGGCGTTAACCCGGCACCGGTACGCTGGCTGCAAATGCTGCGCGAGGTGACACGCCGTCACGGCATCCTGCTGATTGTGGATGAAGTGCAGGCTGGGTTTGCCCGCACCGGCAGTATGTTCGCCTTTGAACAGGCGGGTATTGAGCCCGATATCGTCGTGATGTCGAAAGCGGTGGGCGGTGGTTTACCGATGGCGGTGCTGGGCATTCGACGCGAGTTTGATGTCTGGAAACCGGGTACTCACACTGGCACCTTCCGTGGCAACCAGATGGCGATGGCGACCGGGAAAACCACCATTGATATTTTGCTGCGCGACAAACTGGCGGCGCAGGCGGCGGCACGTGGTGAATGGCTTAAACAGCAGTTCATGCAGATGCAACCACGTTTCCCTTGTCTGGGACAGGTGCGTGGCCGTGGCCTGATGCTGGGCATCGAAATTGTTGATGAGCGTCAGCCCGTGCAGGCCGGTGGTTGCTACCCGCTGGATGCCGAGCTGGCAGCGGCTATCCAACAGCACTGTTTCCGGCAGGGGCTGCTGCTGGAGCGGGGGGGCCGACAGGGTAATGTGGTCAGGTTGCTGCCACCCCTGATTATTAGCGAAGAACAGTGTCGCAGCGTTGTGGCACGCTTCGAGCAGGCGTTAACTGACGCGGTGGCGCAAACCCGCCATCGGTAA
- the phnE gene encoding phosphonate ABC transporter, permease protein PhnE — protein sequence MNMTSLASTDIAAIKQQHPELFSQQRRYLWRVGLTGAAVLLYYVVFLVFFGISIEQWVRGFGELGRYFMRMFVWHDFANWPFGYYLSQIFITIAIVFAGTLTATLVALPLSFLAARNVMHAPILRPVALLVRRLLDVLRGIDMAIWGLIFVRAVGMGPLSGALAILMQDAGLLGKLYAEGHEAVERSPSRGLSAVGANSLQKHRFGIFTQSFPTFLALSLYQMESNVRSAAVLGFVGAGGIGLVYAENMRLWNWDVVMFITLILVVVVMLMDVLSAHLRQRYIIGKPLPLFEPESSSH from the coding sequence ATGAACATGACCTCGCTGGCGTCGACGGATATCGCCGCCATCAAACAGCAACACCCCGAGCTATTCAGCCAGCAGCGCCGTTATCTGTGGCGTGTCGGGCTGACGGGGGCCGCCGTACTGCTTTACTACGTGGTGTTTCTGGTATTTTTCGGCATTAGCATCGAGCAGTGGGTGCGCGGCTTCGGTGAATTAGGGCGCTATTTTATGCGCATGTTCGTGTGGCACGACTTTGCCAACTGGCCGTTTGGCTACTACCTGTCACAGATATTTATCACCATCGCGATTGTGTTCGCTGGTACGCTGACGGCCACATTGGTGGCGTTACCCCTGTCATTTCTGGCGGCCCGTAACGTGATGCACGCGCCGATATTGCGACCGGTGGCGTTGCTGGTGCGTCGTTTGCTGGATGTGTTACGCGGCATCGATATGGCGATATGGGGGCTTATTTTTGTGCGGGCGGTGGGCATGGGGCCGCTCTCCGGTGCGCTGGCTATTTTGATGCAGGATGCCGGTTTGCTCGGCAAGCTGTACGCCGAAGGGCATGAAGCGGTAGAGCGTTCGCCGAGCCGTGGGTTGAGCGCGGTGGGGGCTAATAGCCTGCAAAAACACCGCTTCGGTATTTTTACCCAATCGTTCCCAACTTTTCTGGCGCTCAGCCTCTACCAAATGGAGTCGAATGTGCGCTCCGCCGCCGTGCTGGGGTTTGTCGGCGCGGGTGGTATCGGGCTGGTGTATGCCGAAAACATGCGGCTATGGAACTGGGATGTGGTGATGTTCATCACCCTGATTCTGGTGGTGGTGGTGATGCTTATGGATGTGCTATCCGCCCATTTGCGCCAGCGTTATATCATCGGTAAACCGTTGCCGTTGTTTGAGCCGGAATCGTCGTCACACTAA
- the phnE gene encoding phosphonate ABC transporter, permease protein PhnE, with product MLNPDFERYYQRIRTQQKRESLTWALVLAVLYIGAGKLSEFNLNTLWTSFPHFFDYLSETMPVLHWHLLLADGHTEGSLAYWGYRLPIQLPLIWETLNLALAATLFSVAASVVLGFLAAGNTQSPPGVRFTIRALVAFLRTMPELAWAVMFVMAFGIGVIPGFLALALHTIGSLTKLFYEAIETASERPVRGLAACGASVLQRMRFGLWPQVKPIVLSYSFMRLEINFRQSTILGLVGAGGIGQELMTNIKLDRYDQVSITMLLIIVVVSMLDALSGWLRQRVVEGSK from the coding sequence ATGCTGAACCCTGATTTTGAACGCTACTACCAGCGCATACGCACGCAGCAAAAGCGCGAGTCACTGACATGGGCGCTGGTGCTGGCCGTGCTGTATATCGGCGCGGGCAAATTGTCCGAATTTAATCTGAACACCCTGTGGACGTCGTTCCCCCATTTTTTTGACTACCTGTCGGAAACGATGCCGGTATTGCACTGGCATCTGTTATTGGCGGATGGTCATACCGAAGGGTCACTGGCTTACTGGGGATACCGCCTGCCTATCCAGTTACCGCTTATTTGGGAAACGCTCAACCTGGCGCTGGCGGCCACGTTATTCTCGGTGGCGGCATCGGTGGTGCTGGGCTTTCTGGCTGCCGGAAATACCCAGAGCCCGCCAGGGGTGCGTTTTACTATCCGTGCGTTGGTGGCGTTTTTGCGCACCATGCCGGAACTGGCGTGGGCAGTGATGTTTGTGATGGCCTTTGGTATCGGTGTCATCCCCGGTTTTCTGGCGCTGGCGTTACACACCATTGGTAGCCTGACCAAGCTGTTTTATGAAGCGATCGAAACCGCCTCGGAACGGCCGGTACGCGGGCTGGCTGCCTGTGGTGCCAGCGTATTACAGCGCATGCGCTTCGGGTTGTGGCCGCAGGTCAAACCTATTGTGCTCTCCTACAGCTTTATGCGGCTGGAGATCAACTTCCGCCAGTCCACCATTCTTGGGCTGGTGGGGGCCGGGGGCATTGGTCAGGAACTGATGACCAATATCAAACTGGACCGCTACGACCAGGTCAGCATCACCATGCTGCTGATTATTGTAGTGGTTTCAATGCTGGATGCGCTGTCCGGATGGTTGCGACAGCGGGTAGTGGAGGGGAGTAAATGA
- the phnD gene encoding phosphonate ABC transporter substrate-binding protein produces MKKTFTLTTLLAGAVVSASVFAAETPKTLNLGILGGQNATQQIGDNQCVKQFLDKELNVDTQMRNSSDYAGVIQGLLGKKIDLVLSMSPSSYASVYIKDPNAVDIVGIVVDDADQSRGYHSVVVVKADSPYQKLEDLKGKAFGFADPDSTSGYLIPNQAFKQQFGGNADNKYNNFFSSVTFSGGHEQDILGVLNGQFDGAVTWASMIGDYNTGYTSGAFGRLIRMDHPDLMKQIRIIWQSPLIPNGPVLVSNALPAPFKAKLIAAVNKLDKEDHECFIKAVGGKQHIGPASVDDYKTIIEMKRELTKGNR; encoded by the coding sequence ATGAAAAAAACTTTTACGTTGACCACGTTGCTGGCCGGTGCGGTAGTGTCCGCCAGCGTCTTCGCCGCGGAAACACCGAAAACCCTGAACCTGGGCATTTTGGGTGGGCAGAACGCCACCCAGCAAATCGGCGATAACCAGTGCGTCAAACAGTTTCTGGATAAAGAGCTGAACGTGGACACGCAAATGCGTAACTCGTCTGATTACGCCGGTGTCATCCAGGGGCTGTTGGGTAAGAAGATTGATCTGGTGCTGAGCATGTCGCCCTCATCGTATGCGTCGGTGTACATCAAAGATCCGAACGCGGTGGATATCGTCGGTATCGTGGTGGATGACGCAGACCAGTCGCGTGGTTACCACTCGGTGGTAGTCGTCAAAGCCGACAGCCCTTATCAGAAGTTGGAAGACCTGAAAGGCAAAGCGTTTGGTTTCGCCGACCCGGATTCCACCTCTGGTTACCTGATTCCTAATCAGGCGTTTAAACAGCAGTTCGGCGGTAATGCGGATAACAAGTACAACAACTTTTTCTCCAGCGTGACCTTCTCCGGTGGCCACGAGCAGGACATCCTCGGTGTGCTGAACGGCCAGTTTGATGGTGCGGTGACCTGGGCATCGATGATCGGTGACTACAACACCGGTTATACCAGCGGCGCGTTTGGCCGTCTGATCCGTATGGACCACCCGGACCTGATGAAGCAGATTCGTATTATTTGGCAATCGCCGTTGATCCCGAACGGTCCTGTGCTGGTGAGCAACGCCTTGCCTGCGCCGTTTAAAGCCAAGTTGATCGCCGCGGTGAATAAGCTGGATAAAGAAGACCACGAGTGCTTCATCAAAGCGGTCGGTGGCAAACAGCATATCGGCCCGGCCAGCGTGGATGACTACAAAACCATCATCGAGATGAAACGCGAGCTGACTAAAGGCAACCGTTAA